TTACCAAAGCAGGTCTGGGTCAGACCACTGCCATTGGTATTGGCGGCGATCCGATTATTGGCACTACCACGCGCGATGCAGTTGAACTGTTTATGGCCGATCCTGAAACCGAAGGTATTGTAATGATTGGCGAAATTGGTGGCGGTATGGAAGCTGAAGCTGGTTACTGGATAAAAGAAAATGGGACCAAACCTGTGGTGAGCTTTATTGCCGGTGCCACTGCTCCTAAAGGACGAACCATGGGACACGCCGGTGCTATTGTTGGTGGCGAAAGTGATACGGCCGAAGCCAAAAAGGAGATTTTACGCAATTGTGGCGTGCATGTGGTTGATTCTCCTGCCGAAATTGGTGCTAAAATGCTTGAACTATTGGGGAAATAACTTAATTCCCTTTGTTGATATAAAAGCCACATTTTTTGATGTGGTTTTTTTTTATCTGGAGTAATGCAACAGTTGTAATCTCTGATTTTTATATTGGTTGAGCCGCCAGGCATATGACAACCGGATGGTCGCAGTGTGTCCTTTCAGAAAAAAACGGTCGTTTAGTGTGTAATCAACCACATGGTAACGTCCCTGAATGCCAATCCATGAGCTTTGGTTAATGGCCAGCCTGTAACCGCCGCCGATATTGAAATTGAAGCTGTTGGCCGATGAGGCTTTCAGATCGTAGTCTGTATCTTCTTCAAACATATCGAACCCATCGAAAGCTACACCCATGGTGTAAAACAATTCGTGGGCCGGAAGCTGAATGAGGTCACGGGCATATTCAAAACCAATATATCCTCCGAAAAAGTGATTGGTGAGCAAGGTTTCACCATTTTTTGTTCGTTTGGCCTGATAGTATTCGGGTGTATTCAAAAATTTAAAGTCAACCATCAGGCTGTATTCGTTTTTGTTTGATTTTACCCCAAGTCCGAACCCTATCAGTGGATGCACTCCCATTGCTGATAGTTTACCCGTTGGTATCCATAAACCAGTGTACAGATGGTATACCAGCTCGGGAATCCTGAGGGCATTCATCACCAGACTGTCGTAAATTCGGCCAGGAGCAGTGCTTTTATAAGGCTCAGCCTTGAGCAAACGGAAGACTGTATCACATTGGCCCGAGTAAAATAAGCTTAACAGGTATCCGGCCGTTCCGGGCTCATATTCGTGAATGAGTGAAGTGGCCAATTCAGAAGTCCATGTGTCGAACCGCTTCCCTAAGGGCACATAGTCGTAATTCTGACTGAGAAAGGAATGCTGTTGTTGTTTTTTGCTCCTGATTAACTCATTCCGGTAGTTAAAAATCAACAGATTGTTAAAGTAGTAATCAGTGACCATATAGTCTGTATAATCGTGCATGGCCAGGGCCAGCATCATGTTTGCCCTGGAAACCGGTTCGGTATATCCGCATTTTTTCGACCAATAGTCTAAAATTATGCTGCACGAGTCCATGTTGTTGTTTTCAAAATAGTGGACGATATAGCCGGCGCTGTTTTCACTGATGTCTTCACAACTTATCTGTCGTGAAACCAGTTTCGAGTCGAGCTCTTCTTGTGCAAACAATGTTTGTGATAAGCATTGAATCAGCGTAACAAAAATCGCTGACAGGTAAAGCTGGTGTTTCATCTCAGATTTTTCAGGTTATGTGATTAAAAAACAATCAAATAATTGGGTAGACCTCTGTATGTAAATGTTTTACAAAATTATTCAGTTGCAGCGTGCCGGGCTGTTGATTGCCCATTAACCACGCCTCTACGGGCTTTTTTTCGCGACTGTAAGCTGGTTGAATATACTGTTTACTTAGAATGTGGAAGCCGTTTTTTTCATAAAAACGAATTCGTTTTACGGCTTCTGTACTGTCAGGTAGTTCAACCTCAAGAATGACGGGCAGGGTTTGTTTATGCAGTATTTTTTGCAAGGCAAGGCTGCCGGTTCCAGCAGATCTCATCTCAGGAAAAATGGCAAAATGCTCAATAAAGGCGAATTGGCTGAAATTCCAACATGTTATAAAACCTGCCAGGTTTTTGTTCAGGCTGATGGTATAGAATGAAAAGGCCTGTTGGGCAAGCAGTGCCGTCAATGCATCTGTGGGCCGGCGTTCATCAGGAGGGAAGGCCTGATGATACAGCTCCAGGCATCTGATAAAGTCAGGGTGTGCAGATGAATTGGTCTTTGTCAGGCTGAGATAATTTATCATTTCATTTCAACTGAGCCAGTGTGTGCACTTATTCAAATACCGCTATTCCGCTGAATAGAAAAAAGCCGTTTCATCATTAGAGCCGGACTTTTTGGGCAAATTACTGTTTAAAGCTGACTGTAAATTATTTTTTACGCATTCTTCCGGGCAATGCGGCTTCCTGAAATTCATAAGCACCAATGTCGGGGGCGTTATCGTTCAGCCGGCTGTGGCCATCAATGTCAACCGAAAGATTGATAAAAGCATCGTTCAAAACAGTTGCAGAGCCCTTGTCAATAACAGCTGAAATGAGCGTATCAGGTTGAAATTTGGCCAGTTCAGGGTCGGTAAACCAGGGGTCTTCGTTTTTTAAACAATTGGTTATCAATGGATAATCGGCAAAGTTGAGTTTGGTTTTAAGCAGGCAGTTTTCGAAGCTGTAATTGAAAACACCACCAGAGCTATGCTGGTCAAGCTGGATTTCTTCGTCTTTATCGCCATAGATAATACAATTGCCGAAGTAAGCTTTTTCAAGAGGTCTGAGATGCACATTGTAGGCAGTGTCGAAATAGTAATTGTTGAGCAGCAAGGCTGTTTCTCTGCGATAAGAGTTGTTCCAGAAATTGCCGATAGTGCAGTGTCTGAAATCGTAGTTTCCGCCGAGGCTAAGCATAACTGAACGGCCGCCGCAGTTGCCAATTACACAGTTAGCCGCTTCAATGGAGGTGCCTTGCCCCAGAATGCCGGCTCCGCTCATGTTGTAAATCAGCGTGTTGGATAAGCGCAGGGTAGGGTTTGCTGAATTTCCGGTGGTGTCGGCATGTATGCCCACTTCACCGTTACGGATGATGGCATAATTGATTTCGTTGTTGATACTGCCGGCATAAAGCCAGATTCTGCCCCACTGGCCGGGAATATCCTTGTAGTAATCTTCCAGCCTGTCGCCTTCAAAAATGACAGGGTTTTCTTTGGTTCCGTTAACTTTAAGCGAAGCATCACGGTATATGAGCAAAATTGCGCCGCTGTGAAAATGCACACGGGCACCGGCTTCCACCGTGAGGGTGTATAGTGAATCAACAGCCAGATATCCGTAAATTACATGAGGTTTATCTGCAGTAAAAATGTAGTCGCTGCCAATAATTCCATTTTTATAAAAATAGGCGTCCTGACCCCAGGCAATAAGTTTAACATCCTGCAAATTGGAGTTGGTTGAAAATACCAGGCTGTCGGTTTGAACCAATGGTGAATTGGCCTGATTGGGATCAATGGTTACCTTCACAAACACAAATGCACTGTCTTTGCCGGCAATCTCCAGGTCATTGACTTCAATCCCTGCATTGCCGTCGACATTAAACCTGAATGGCGATTGATTTCCCCGTGCCAGTCTGATGGAACTGATGATAATTTTATCGTCAGACGGGTTGTAAATAAGAAACGATTGCGTAGCAGATCCCACACTGGTAAATACGGTGTCGAATAATACGGTATCGGCCGAAAAGGATAGCTTAAGCGATGGGTTGGTGTCAATTTTATCTTCTTTGATACACGATGTGCCGGAGAAAATCATGGCTATTGATGCACCAAAAAAGAGAAACAGAAGCAGCTTATTTTTCATCTTGGATATTATTGGGTCAAAGATAGGTATTCCGCTTATATTACGGGTATGCTTGCATTTTATTGTTTCAATCATTGTGCAGTTCTTCTGTTTTGTTTATGCCTGCCTTTTATTGCCGGGCACATGGGCAGGCCAATCGCGCGGGCAGTTTTGTTTGCTTTCGTCATGTTGTTGTTATTTTCATCACCTTTGTTCAGTATGGTCAAATAGCAATGAATGAAGGCCTTAAGGCTGATAATGTATAGCATTGGCGTGGCTTCAGAACAGGCAGATTCAAAAGAAGTAATTTTTTTTGTTAAACGACTTAGTCTGTTTTAGTTTTTTAATTTACTTTACCATGGGTTTAACGACATCCGGTTATTTGATCTTCAGATGAAATATTGGCCAACGGATAATGATGTCTGAGGCATTCGCTTTGGGTTGGATAAGGTTAAGATTTTGAATGATTTCGAAGCAGAAAATGATTTCAGCGTAACACTTTTTATGCAAAAGGGATAATGGGAGAAACAAACAATCTGAGAAGTAGTAAAAAAAATATGTCGGTAACTGCAGAGGAATTGCAGTTGAAGCTGGAGGAAATGCAATTGAAAATTGCACAGCTTGAAGGACAAAATGAAGAACTCAGAAAGCTGTTTGAGACAAGTAATACTGAGAGCGGAAGGTTTAATTCAGAGCTTTTGATTGAAAATGCCCCTGACGGCATTACATTAATTACGGAGGAAGGTAAGATTAAATATGCCAGCCCGTCAGCGCGCCGCATTTTTGGCTATGATTCAACGCAGATAACCAGTATTGATACACTGGAAAGTACGCATCCTGAAGATTTGCCTCATGTGTTGGAAGCATTGGTGGCTATTATGAACGATCCATCACTTATCAGGGTGGTTGATTACCGTTTTAAATCAAGCGATGGCAGCTGGAAATGGATTGAAAGTACTTTGACCAATAAACTGAATACCCCCGGCCTTGAATCTATTGTTTTTAATTTCAGAGAAATAACCAAAAGAAAAAATGCTGAGCAGGCGTTAAGGGTGAGTGAAGAAAAATTCAGGATGCTGCTGGATCTTGCTACAGATGCTTTTTTTCAGGGAGATACCCAAGGAAACCTGATTACAGTGAACAATAAGGCTTGCGAGCTTACGGGCTATAGCAAAGCGGAGTTGCTAGGTTTCAATATCAGTAAGCTTTTTTCAAAGGATGAACTTCAGAAAAATCCTTTAATGTACGAAAGGCTTCTTGCCGGTGAAACAGTAAGAAATGAAAGGCAGATAATAAGAAAAGACAAGACACAGGTTACCATTGAAATGAACTCACGGGCAATGCCTGATGGAACTTTTCAAACCTTTGTAAGAGATATTACCGAAAGGAAAAAAATTGAAGAAGAACTTGAGCGGGAGCGCAGGTTTTTTGAACAGGTATTTGAACAATCATCAACCAGTACCCAGATTTTAGACCCCGATGGATGGTGCTTAAGGGTGAATCCTAAGTTTTGTGAAATGCTGGGGGTTGCTGCTGAGGATATTGAAGGCAAGAAAAACAATATTTTCAGAGAAGGAAAAGTATTCCTTGATGGAAATGAAGATCAACTCAGAAATGTATTTAACAATCATTGCATTGAAGAGTGGGAGATTTTTTTTGATATAGGTTTGGAGGCCCGTAAACTAAACCTTAAATGCAGTTCTGATAAGCAGGCCTGGTTTGTCAATAAAGCTTATCCTATTCTGGATAAAGATGGGAAGTTGCTTAATGTGATTATTCAGCATGAAGATATTTCGGAACGCAAACAGGCCGAAGAGGCCCTGAGGCTCAAGGAAGAGCAATTGCTTTCGGTGATCAACGGAACCCAGGATATCATCTGCTTTAAAGACGGTAGTGGCCGGTGGTTGCAGGCCAATCAGGCCGACCTCGAATTGTTTGAATTAACAGATGTTGATTATTACCTGAAAAAAGATTCAGAACTGGCTGAATTTACGCATAAAGCATACTATGAGGCTTTTATGAATTGTGAGAAATCCGATGAACAGGCATGGGCAAAGGGCTCTGTACTGATTCAGGATGAATATATTCCCGATGCCAAAGGCAATATCAGAATATTTGAAACCATTAAAACACCTTTGTTCAACAGTGATGGTAGCCGTAAAGGCTTAGTGGTGTTCGGCCGAGATGTGTCTGCTACAAAAAAGGCCATTGAGGCGCTGAAAGAAAGTGAAGATAAATTTCGCACCCTGGCCGAGTCGGCTCCATATGCCATTATGATTTATCAGGACGACCACTGGGTTTATGCCAATCCGGCCGGAGAGCGCATTACGGGTTATTCAGCCGAGGAACTGAATCAAATGAATTTCTGGAATATTGCTGCCGATGATTACCGCGAAATGGTGAAAGAAAGAGGTCAAAAGCGGCAAACCGGCATTTCAACTACTCCATCATATGAGTTTAAAATCCGTACAAAAATCGGCGAAGAAAAATGGGTGTTCCTGAGCGGACGATCCCTGCTTTTTAACGGGAAAATGGGTGGCTTGATTTCAGCCGTTGATATTACTGACCGCAAACTGGCCGAAGATGCAGTTCATCGCGAAAGACGCCTGCTGCGAACCCTGATTGATAATTTGCCCGATACCATTTATTTTAAAGATAATGATTGCCGCAAAATTGTAGCCAACCGGGCCGACCTGAAGTTTTTGGGAATCCCGGATGAGTCAATGGCTTTGGGTAAGACAGATATCGATTTATTCGGTGTTGAGAAAGGAACCCGCGGACACGAAGATGATTTAAAAGTGATTCAATCGGGGCAGCCTTTGATCGACAGCGAAAATGATGTAACCGATGCCGAAGGCCGGCCGCGATGGCTGCTTACGTCAAAAATTCCACTGTTTGATGAACAGGGCGAAGTAAACGGACTGGTGGGTATTGGTCATGATATTACCGAACGTCGCCGGGCTGAAAAAATCCAAAGGGTTTTATTTCAGATTTCTAACGCAGTGCTGATTACCAATGACTTGGAGCAACTCTTCAAAATTATCTGGGAGCAATTAAGCACATTGGTCGATACAACCAACTTCTTTATCGCCTTCTACGATGAAGAAACGGATATGTTAACTACTCCGTTTTTTAAAGATGAGAAGGATGTTTCGGAGCCCTGGCCTGCCGAAAAATCGGCTACCGGTTATGTGATTAAAAACAAAAAATCGCTCCTGGCTGATATGGAGACTTTTGGAAAGCTCGAAAAAGAAGGGGTAATTATGTCATACGGACAGGATTGCCAGATTTGGCTGGGCGTTCCTTTGCTGGTAAATGATAAGGCCATTGGGGCAATTGTAGTGCAGAGCTATAATAATCCTCAGGCTTATTCACAAAAAGATGTTGAAATGCTTGAATTTATTTCTCATCAGATAAGCCTTTCCATTCAGAGAAAAATGACAGAGCAGGATTTGCTGGTTGCTTTGGCCAAGGCAGAGGAAAGTGATCGACTGAAAACTGCATTTCTGAACAATATGTCTCACGAAATCAGAACTCCCCTGAATGGAATCCTGGGTTTTACCAGTCTTTTAAACGACCCTGATATTGATGCTGATGAACAACAATATTTCCATCGTATCATTGAACAGAATGGTCAGCAGTTGCTCTCCATTATCAACGATATCATAAATATTGCCACCATTGAAGCTGGTCAGGAAAAAGTTAGATCGGTTGCCGTAGACGTTAACGCCATGCTTGACCTGATGTTTACACAGTTTAAAATACAAAGTGCATCCAAACAATTGATGCTGAATTTTAAAACATTGCTGAGTAATGACGAAGCTATTATCAAAACAGATGAAACCAAGCTTATGCAAATAATGACAAATCTGATTGGGAATGCCCTGAAGTTTACTGATAAGGGCGTGGTTGAATTTGGTGTGAGCAGGCAGAAACAGATGCTCGAATTTTATGTTTCCGATACAGGAATTGGCATCGCTCCTGAGCTTCATAATGTGATTTTTGAAAGATTCAGGCAGGCCAATAGCAGCCTTACCAAGGAATATGGCGGTAACGGACTGGGCCTGGCTATCACCAAAGCCTATGTAAACCTGCTTGGTGGCGAAATCTGGCTTGAGTCTTCGGCAGGCAAAGGTTCAACTTTTTATTTTTCCATTCCTTACGAACCTGTTTCACCCAAAACAGAGGGCCCTGCCGAATCTACCGAACAGGCAATCTCAGTATCGGGTCATCATGGAAGAGAAAAAACGCTGCTTGTTGCGGAAGATGTGTACGCAAATTATCAGCTGCTCGAAGCCATTCTGAAAAGAAAGAATTATCACATTATTCATGTTGAAAATGGTATAGAAGCCATTGAAGCCTGTAAAAATAATCCTGAAATTGATTTGGTGCTGATGGATATGAAAATGCCTGAAATGGACGGGTATCAGGCCACTTCCATTATTAAGATTATGCGCCCGCATCTTCCGGTGGTTGCTGTTACTGCTTATGCGCTGGGCGGCGATAAGGAAAAAGCACTCAATGCCGGTTGTGATGATTATATAACCAAGCCTGTTAAGGCCGCAAATCTGCTCGAAATACTTGACAGATACCTGCACGAAGCCGATGTGTAATGGATGACTGCCGCTGAAATTGGCGCGCTTAAAACAGGACAGCCTGTTTTTACCGTAAAAGAACCCGCCGGCCTGGCGTAAAGCTTTTATTTTTCAGTATAATGCTCACGGGTTTCCACCGGAGGGAGATCCTTCTTATTCATCTGCATTTGCAATACATCTACCAGCAGCGAAAAAGCCATAGAGAAATAGATATATCCCTTCGGAATTTCAATGCCAAAACCTTCGCTCATCAGTGAAAACCCTATAAGTAGCAGAAAGGCCAATGCCAGCATTTTGAAAGCTGGATGGGTATTTACAAATTTGCTGATGGGCTCTGCAGCAAACAACATAATGCCTACCGAAATAATGACTGCCGCAAACATTACCCACAAATGCCTGGCCATACCAACAGCTGTAATGATGGAGTCAAGTGAGAAAACCATGTCCATGATCAAAATCTGAATCAGTATATTGGCAAATGTTATTTTTCTGATATTGCTCGAAATGTCGCCGTGTTCGCCCTCCATTTTGTGGTAAATTTCAGAGGTGCTTTTGAAAAGAAGAAATAGTCCGCCGCCAATCAGTATCAGATCTTTGCCTGAAAATCCATGTCCGAAAAGGGTGAACAATTCGTTTTTCAGTTGCATAATTACAGTGATAACCGATAAAAGTCCCAAACGCAGAAACATGGCAAGTATGAGTCCCCACCGCCTGGCTTTTTTTTGCTGTTCATGTGGTAGTTTTCCCGAAAGGATGGATAGAAATACAATATTGTCGATTCCCAGTACTATTTCAAGCAGTACCAGCGTGAGCAGTGATAAGATTATTTCAACAGCCATATCAATTGATTATCAATAAGAGAAATATGACTTATAACCTCATAAGTCATCGTCATGTAACCGGATGCAAAGATAGAGCGGTTGCTGAATTATTTCAGACAGGAATCGTAAATAAACTTCGCCATTTCTTTCGTATTACAAGGCCGGCCAGATTTTGAATACATGATGGACTTGTTCTAACAATAAGTCTTTGAAGCTAATGCATGGCGGTATGAAATCGTTGGGGATTGAGGGCTACAAACCTGTTCAGTTACTCCGATCTTGATGTGGGATAGAATGTACAAATAACTACTTAAACCCCAGTATTTTATATTGTTTGTTGCCAACAGACCTTTATTAATTCCTGTTATTTTTTTTCAATTTGCTACATCGCTCCTTGTCTGCCGTGGGTTGGGACAGATACACTCTTTGAAAAGTTTTAGCTTCGCTGATTTTTGCTACGCTCGGCATAGCTCAACCAGTTTGACTCTGCTCTCACTTATGGCAAAAATTGGTCGTGCGGTTGGCTTTTTGAGCGACCTGGTAATCCCGAACAAAAATCGGGTCAAGTTGTGTGTAGTTGTGAAGCGTGGGCTGTATGTTTCATTATTCCAGTCATTATGCAACTTTCTGTTTGTAAAGATGTTCCTGAAATTCTATAAACAGTCTGCTTATGTTTGCAACGTTTCCT
This Lentimicrobiaceae bacterium DNA region includes the following protein-coding sequences:
- a CDS encoding GNAT family N-acetyltransferase — encoded protein: MINYLSLTKTNSSAHPDFIRCLELYHQAFPPDERRPTDALTALLAQQAFSFYTISLNKNLAGFITCWNFSQFAFIEHFAIFPEMRSAGTGSLALQKILHKQTLPVILEVELPDSTEAVKRIRFYEKNGFHILSKQYIQPAYSREKKPVEAWLMGNQQPGTLQLNNFVKHLHTEVYPII
- a CDS encoding PAS domain S-box protein, yielding MGETNNLRSSKKNMSVTAEELQLKLEEMQLKIAQLEGQNEELRKLFETSNTESGRFNSELLIENAPDGITLITEEGKIKYASPSARRIFGYDSTQITSIDTLESTHPEDLPHVLEALVAIMNDPSLIRVVDYRFKSSDGSWKWIESTLTNKLNTPGLESIVFNFREITKRKNAEQALRVSEEKFRMLLDLATDAFFQGDTQGNLITVNNKACELTGYSKAELLGFNISKLFSKDELQKNPLMYERLLAGETVRNERQIIRKDKTQVTIEMNSRAMPDGTFQTFVRDITERKKIEEELERERRFFEQVFEQSSTSTQILDPDGWCLRVNPKFCEMLGVAAEDIEGKKNNIFREGKVFLDGNEDQLRNVFNNHCIEEWEIFFDIGLEARKLNLKCSSDKQAWFVNKAYPILDKDGKLLNVIIQHEDISERKQAEEALRLKEEQLLSVINGTQDIICFKDGSGRWLQANQADLELFELTDVDYYLKKDSELAEFTHKAYYEAFMNCEKSDEQAWAKGSVLIQDEYIPDAKGNIRIFETIKTPLFNSDGSRKGLVVFGRDVSATKKAIEALKESEDKFRTLAESAPYAIMIYQDDHWVYANPAGERITGYSAEELNQMNFWNIAADDYREMVKERGQKRQTGISTTPSYEFKIRTKIGEEKWVFLSGRSLLFNGKMGGLISAVDITDRKLAEDAVHRERRLLRTLIDNLPDTIYFKDNDCRKIVANRADLKFLGIPDESMALGKTDIDLFGVEKGTRGHEDDLKVIQSGQPLIDSENDVTDAEGRPRWLLTSKIPLFDEQGEVNGLVGIGHDITERRRAEKIQRVLFQISNAVLITNDLEQLFKIIWEQLSTLVDTTNFFIAFYDEETDMLTTPFFKDEKDVSEPWPAEKSATGYVIKNKKSLLADMETFGKLEKEGVIMSYGQDCQIWLGVPLLVNDKAIGAIVVQSYNNPQAYSQKDVEMLEFISHQISLSIQRKMTEQDLLVALAKAEESDRLKTAFLNNMSHEIRTPLNGILGFTSLLNDPDIDADEQQYFHRIIEQNGQQLLSIINDIINIATIEAGQEKVRSVAVDVNAMLDLMFTQFKIQSASKQLMLNFKTLLSNDEAIIKTDETKLMQIMTNLIGNALKFTDKGVVEFGVSRQKQMLEFYVSDTGIGIAPELHNVIFERFRQANSSLTKEYGGNGLGLAITKAYVNLLGGEIWLESSAGKGSTFYFSIPYEPVSPKTEGPAESTEQAISVSGHHGREKTLLVAEDVYANYQLLEAILKRKNYHIIHVENGIEAIEACKNNPEIDLVLMDMKMPEMDGYQATSIIKIMRPHLPVVAVTAYALGGDKEKALNAGCDDYITKPVKAANLLEILDRYLHEADV
- a CDS encoding TerC family protein codes for the protein MAVEIILSLLTLVLLEIVLGIDNIVFLSILSGKLPHEQQKKARRWGLILAMFLRLGLLSVITVIMQLKNELFTLFGHGFSGKDLILIGGGLFLLFKSTSEIYHKMEGEHGDISSNIRKITFANILIQILIMDMVFSLDSIITAVGMARHLWVMFAAVIISVGIMLFAAEPISKFVNTHPAFKMLALAFLLLIGFSLMSEGFGIEIPKGYIYFSMAFSLLVDVLQMQMNKKDLPPVETREHYTEK